The Planktothrix agardhii NIES-204 genomic interval GAGAAACCTTAAATTATCAAACTTTTGATTTTACTATTTTATCAACAGAAGGCCCTCGTTTAGATCAGATTGAAATTCGGACGATTCTACCAGAAACCCTAGAAACTCCCTCAGAAACCATTAATATAGAAGTTGAGGAATCCCAGGATATTCCTGAAGTTTCTGAAAGTTCCGAACAAGAATAATCAGTCATCAGTTTAAAGATTAGCCGATTTACAATAACTGATAACTGATAACTGATTACTGATAACTGATAACTGATAAAGGGACTTCCTCAACAGCAGGATGTTTTTCTAAGGTTAAATTAGATTTTTGAGAACCGGATAAACGCTTAAGCAAAGTGGGTTTAGGATCATGAAGAAGATAAATAATCTGATCTCCAACTTGCCAAGATTCTGAAGCGGCTAAAACTTGGAAATTGCCATCTCTTTCTATTAATAAAGGAATTAATTCCCCAGAACGAATTAATGCTTGTAGATGGGCTATTTGAAATTCTAATCCGGGTTGACGTAATACTGTTTCACCTAATTTTACTTCCTTGTCTTCCAGATAAGTATTCCACTCTTTTAAAGAAACATCTGGAATAAAAGCCTGTTGAACTTTCTCCCGATTAACAGTTATTGTAGTTTGAGGTTCCCGGGGAAATAATGCTAATACCCGGGGCGGTTTAAATTCGGCATCTGCACGTTCAGCGAGTACCAGATTAACTTCCCCATTAGTAGTCATCGCTAGGAATGTTCCCATTAATTCTAATCCCGCTTCTTCCAAAACATTATGATCTAAAGCACTACTTTGATAAACCCGTAACCCTTGCTCTCTCGCTGTTTCACAGGCGACCGAATCAGTATCAATCATCACCACTAACTCATCCCGTTCTTGGAACAATCTACCAATTAATCGACTCAAAGGATTTGAACCCACAATCACCGCCCCGGTTACTGACTGGGAAGTTACTCCTAATTTTTCCGCCATCCATCGGGCAGTTAATCCTTGAATTACCACCGTCATAATAATAGTTAAAAAGACTAAAGCTTTAATTGAGTCTCCCCCATTAATTCCCCGTTGGGTAAGTAAAATCGCAAACAAAGAAGCAACAGAAGCCGAAACAATTCCCCTGGGTGAAATCCAAGACGCAAATAATTTTTGTCGCCAATTCAGGTTACTATTTAAAGTACAAAGCCAAATATTAATCGGACGCACAACCCACATTAAAGCGAAAACCGTTAATACACTTCCCCATCCCAAAGCTACTATACTTTCTAATGATAAATCCGCCGCCAATAAAATAAATAAAACCGACACCGCCAACATAGTTAACTGACCTTTAAATCGGAGTAACTGACGCATATCAGGAACACCGACATAACGCACCATCATTCCGGCGACAACTGTTGTCATTAACCCCGATTCACTCATTATTAATTCAGCCGTATCAAATAATCCCCACAGAGCCGCTAATACCACTAAATTCTTTAATTCTTCCGACATAAATTGGGCAGTTTTTAATAACCATCCCAAAATCCCTCCCCCAATTACCCCAATTCCCGCCCCAATACCTAAACGCAAGAGCAATTGTCCCATAATTTCTAGGGGGTCAGCATTGCCATTCAGGACAACGTTAAGGACTAAAACCGCTAAAATCGCCCCCACTGGGTCAATTAGAACCCCTTCACCCTCTAACAAAGCGGAAACTTGACGGTCTACGGAAACCTGTTTCAGCAATGGGCCGATGACCGTTGGGCCTGTAACCACCACCAAAGCCGCGTAGAGAAAGGCGATGGGCCAAGGAAATTCCCCTAACCAATGGGCGGCTATTCCTGCCCCCATCAGGGTGATTAAAGTGCCAAAGCTAACTAAATTGCGAACACTCCCAGAGACTTGACCCAGCGCCCGCAGGTCTAAACTTAATCCCCCCTCAAACAGAATTAAGGCGACTGATAGGGAGACAATGACTTCTAAACCATTTCCTAAAAGATTGGGCTGCACTAAACTCAAGCCATCATTCCCCGCCAGAATTCCGAATAATAGCAGAAACACGATGGCAGGAACTTTCAGGTAGTCTGCCAAGACTTGAGCCGAAATCCCTGCCATGACGGTAATGACAATTAACAGGGTGATCTGAAAAGATGATGTTTCCATAGGCGCTATTGTTGCAGACTACCCACTGAATTGAAAAGAGTTATATTCTGTTCCACTATACCCTCTGTCCCAGTAGGGTGCGTAATCGAAGCGCACGCACCATCCCCAACCCAATTAAATGATCAAACCATCATCAAAGCGATCGCTTCCCCAACCCCAAAAAACCGGGTTTATGATTAATCAAATTTTTAATATAAATTGCTCAAAAGATGGTGCGATCGCCAATAATAAATTCAGAGGATAATATCTCTGTGATTGTGATCTAATATTGGTGCGTGCGCTGCGATGGAACACCCTACTAATTCAGGTTCATTAATAAGGCGTAAAAGTTTAACGGTTTCGATAGTTTCCATTGCAAAGGTATTGCCTTCTTGATCTGTAAAGTCAATTAAAAATGCTTTTTGATCAAAAGACATCAAAACTGTTCCCATTTGCCCTCGACGGAGTAGAATTTGCTGATGGGTGACTTTGTGGGTAGCGATCGCATCTTCGGTTAGAGCCACCAAATCGTATTCTTGAATTTCGTTCATAATCAGTTATTTATTCAATAGGATTTAGTGGAATTTATAGGCTACATTAACATTTGTAGCATACTTGATCAGTTGTGAGAGAGAAACCCAGAAACCCGGTTTGCTGAGTTCTATGATTTCAGTTAAAATGTAAATGTGTTGATACAAGGTTCAGGATATGAACGCAATCAAAGAGCTTATTTTAGACAAATTAGATCATTTAGAAACTTTATCTGAACCTGTTTTGCAAGAGGTTTTAGATTTTGTTAGCTTTTTAGAATGGCGACTCAATACAAATCAGCGACCACTTCCCAGTTCCAATTTAACAGAAGACCCTTTAGATTCGGCAGAAGATACGGGTGCGTTTTTGTTAGAAATTGCTAGTTCTTTTGTTAGTAATTTATCGGATGAATATTTGGATATTTTGCCAAGGGATGGTGCACTACTAACTTTAAAATAGCTTAATAGTGAAATTTACAGGAAACAATCACAATTTCTTCATCAGTAACGTTATAAACTAAGCGATGTTCTTGGGTAATTCGTCGTGACCATAGCCCGGATAGATCGTGTTTCAATGCTTCTGGCTTCCCTAAACCAGAGAAAGGATCACGTTGAATATCTTTAATCAGCGTGACAATTTTGGTATAAATTTTTTTGTCTTCTATCGCCCATTGGTATTGGTTAAACTCATCAAAACTTCGAGGTATAAATGCCACTTTTCTCATAATTTAGCGGGATCGACATAAATATAGTTCTCAGGATATTTAAGTGATTCTACAGCTTCTTTTAGATGGTGGCGATTAGCTTCTGTAGATAGTAGATAATCTGTTTCATCGGTTTCGGTTGATTTCCCAATTAATAAAATTGCCTCAACAACAGTTCCTTCTGGCAAATCCAGGGAAGGTAAATCGAGTTTACCATTTTTAATAGTTGTCTTGTATTTAAGAGTATCCATAACATCTGATATTTGAGAGATTTTTTAATTATACCCAATTTAACTGGGGTTGGGGTGGGAAATAGAGAAACCGGGTTTCTATTGGAAATTATTTACTAAAAACAAAGTTTATGCAGAAACCCGGTTTCTGGGTTGGTTAATCATCCTTCTCCCTTCCTTTGTGTCTTCGTGTCTTTGTGGTTCTTTTCCAACTTCAATCTATTATAATCATCAATAACAGCCAGACCCAACCCCAACCCGCCCTCACCATGAACGACGCCTACTTACAACTATTACTCAAAATACTAAAAGCAATTGCCAAAAATAAAAATAATCCTGAAGCGGTCTATCCCTTACTCCTAGAAAATAGCGATAAATTAGATCAAACCTTTATTCTCACCTTGCAAGAATGGGCAACAGAACAACTGCAAAAAGCCGACCCCGACCAATCCTATAAAATTGCATCAAATGTTGGTGTTATCGCAATTGTGGGAAGGGGAAATTATTGATAGTAGCAGTGGAGATGACCTAACCCCCCAACCCCCTTCCCTGCGAGGGAATGGGGAGCAAGAGGTTTCTGTTTCTGGGGATTTTCCTCAAGTCCCCCTTTCCAATGGGGATTTAGGGGGATCTCCACAAGTCAAACCCGATTTAGGGGGATCTGCTAATATTAATTTAGGCAGTAATCTCAACACCCAACGCCAAAACCTGCAACAACAACTTAATAGCTTGCAAGTTGAGGAATTTACCCCCACCGAATCGGTTTTATCAGAATTTACCCAAAGAAAACAATTCTAATGTCCTGGCATTACAATCGGCGCAACATTGGTTTAGAAAGGTTTCCCGTGATGAATTTTTAACTTGGTTACGCGACGATCTAAAATTAGATGAAGAATTCGTAGATGATTGTGAAGTCCGTCTGCGTCGAAGTTATCCTAAACATCCCTTTAACCAACCCCTCCATTGGGCTCCTTTCGCTATTATTGGTTTATAATAATAGGAAATTGCTCCATCCCTGTAGGGGGAGCGTCCTCGCTCCCTAAAATATACAGTTTAAATGCAGTACAACTTATTAGTG includes:
- a CDS encoding putative Na+/H+ antiporter → METSSFQITLLIVITVMAGISAQVLADYLKVPAIVFLLLFGILAGNDGLSLVQPNLLGNGLEVIVSLSVALILFEGGLSLDLRALGQVSGSVRNLVSFGTLITLMGAGIAAHWLGEFPWPIAFLYAALVVVTGPTVIGPLLKQVSVDRQVSALLEGEGVLIDPVGAILAVLVLNVVLNGNADPLEIMGQLLLRLGIGAGIGVIGGGILGWLLKTAQFMSEELKNLVVLAALWGLFDTAELIMSESGLMTTVVAGMMVRYVGVPDMRQLLRFKGQLTMLAVSVLFILLAADLSLESIVALGWGSVLTVFALMWVVRPINIWLCTLNSNLNWRQKLFASWISPRGIVSASVASLFAILLTQRGINGGDSIKALVFLTIIMTVVIQGLTARWMAEKLGVTSQSVTGAVIVGSNPLSRLIGRLFQERDELVVMIDTDSVACETAREQGLRVYQSSALDHNVLEEAGLELMGTFLAMTTNGEVNLVLAERADAEFKPPRVLALFPREPQTTITVNREKVQQAFIPDVSLKEWNTYLEDKEVKLGETVLRQPGLEFQIAHLQALIRSGELIPLLIERDGNFQVLAASESWQVGDQIIYLLHDPKPTLLKRLSGSQKSNLTLEKHPAVEEVPLSVISYQ
- the yoeB gene encoding addiction module toxin YoeB translates to MRKVAFIPRSFDEFNQYQWAIEDKKIYTKIVTLIKDIQRDPFSGLGKPEALKHDLSGLWSRRITQEHRLVYNVTDEEIVIVSCKFHY
- a CDS encoding tetratricopeptide domain protein, yielding MRNLPPPNRFYQNLPKENNSNVLALQSAQHWFRKVSRDEFLTWLRDDLKLDEEFVDDCEVRLRRSYPKHPFNQPLHWAPFAIIGL